CATCCCTGGACTTCTTTCTCCAGGACCGGCGGTAACGGAATGCGGGCATCCCGGAAGACCTCACGGACCTGGTCCTTCGGACCGGGCGGGTTGGGAATTGCCGGCTGCGGGCGGCCGGACTGTGCCTGCTTCTGGCTGGATCGGTGTGGGTGGCGTGGTGGCTGTGGTGGTGGTGGTAAGGAAGGAACTTGCAGCTTCGCCTCTGCA
This DNA window, taken from Chrysiogenia bacterium, encodes the following:
- a CDS encoding DnaD domain protein; amino-acid sequence: AEAKLQVPSLPPPPQPPRHPHRSSQKQAQSGRPQPAIPNPPGPKDQVREVFRDARIPLPPVLEKEVQGWLDAGLTVSDIEYVVCEAAKSNRRSIRYVSGIIRRLQRQRAGTVGRPALHVVSGRSGS